In Actinopolyspora saharensis, the genomic window CATCGGCGTCGAACCGCTGCTGGCCGCCGACACCCGCGAGGGCCTCCGCGCGGGCCACCGGGTGGACTGGCCGGTCGCGGAACGCACCAGGACCCGAGCGGACGGCCTGACGGCCCAGCCCTCCGAGCTCACCTTCGAGCACATCAGAACGTTCGTCGACGACGTGGTCACGGTCACCGAGGAGGAGATCGGCGAGGCGGTCGGCCACCTCGCGACGACGTGCGGGCTGGTGGCGGAACCGAGCGGAGCCGTGACCACGGCCGCGCACCGGCACCGCTCCGCGGAGTTGCCCACCGGCACGACCGTCGCCGTGGTCAGCGGCGGCAACATCGACTCCGAGCGGCTGATCAGCTCGCTGGCGGGTTGAGGCTGGCGACGAACTTGTAGCGGTCCCCGCGGTAGATCGAGCGCACCCACTCGACCGGGGTGCCGTCCTGGTGGAAGGAGTGCCTGGACAGCAGCAGCATCGGCAGCCCGACGTCGGCCCCGAGCAGCTCGGCCTCCTCCGGGCTGGCCAGCGCGGTCTCGATCGTCTCCTCGGCGCTGGCGAACGAGATCCCGTACTCCTGGCGCAGCACCTGGTACAGGGACCCGCCCTCCTCGATGAGCCTGGTCAACCCCTTGAAGCGGCTCAACGGCAGGTGGGTCGTCTCGATGGCCATCGCCTCCTCGTCGGCGAGCCGCAGCCTGCGCATCCGCAGCACCGGGCTGCCGGAGGGCACGTCGAGCAGGTGGGCCAGCTCGCGCTCGGCCGACTCCTCGCTCATCTCGAGCAACCTGGAGTCGGGCTGGCGCCCCTGGGCGCGCATGTCCTCCGTGTAGCTGCTCAGCTGCAGGCGCTGGGCCACCTTCGGCTGCGCGGCGAACGTCCCCTTGCCCTGGACGCGCAGCAGACGTCCTTCGACGGTCAGCTCTGCCAGGGCCTGTCGCACCGTGGTGCGGGACACGTCGAACTCAGCCGCCAGCGCCCGTTCCGTGGGGATGGACGAACCCGCGGGCATGGAGCGCAGCATGTCCAGCAGGTGCTGCTTCAGCCCCCAGTACTTGGGCTCGCGCTGGTTCTTGGTCGGCGTGTCGGCCCCGCCGGGCACCGACGCTTCGAGCATTCTTCCTCCTACCGCCGCGCCTTGAACGGGGCGATCAGTATTACCGATTCCAGCATGCCGGAGCCACGGGTCGCGGCGGGCGGCCCCGGGACGACCACCGCCTCGACGACACCCCGCGGATCCCGGAGGAGTGGGAAGCGCCACGGGAGCGGCGCAGGGCTGTCGGCCTTCAGGAGACACCGGTAGTATTGGTCTAGACCGAATTCTCGCACGGTTAAGGACGGACCACGACATGACCGAGGACCCCGGAGCCGGTGCCGGCGAGCAGTCCCAGTCCCCCGGCCGACACATGAGCGCCGAGATCGCCGAGCAACCGGCGGTGTTCGAGAGCCTGCT contains:
- a CDS encoding GntR family transcriptional regulator, translating into MLEASVPGGADTPTKNQREPKYWGLKQHLLDMLRSMPAGSSIPTERALAAEFDVSRTTVRQALAELTVEGRLLRVQGKGTFAAQPKVAQRLQLSSYTEDMRAQGRQPDSRLLEMSEESAERELAHLLDVPSGSPVLRMRRLRLADEEAMAIETTHLPLSRFKGLTRLIEEGGSLYQVLRQEYGISFASAEETIETALASPEEAELLGADVGLPMLLLSRHSFHQDGTPVEWVRSIYRGDRYKFVASLNPPAS